In a single window of the Dreissena polymorpha isolate Duluth1 chromosome 3, UMN_Dpol_1.0, whole genome shotgun sequence genome:
- the LOC127871583 gene encoding uncharacterized protein LOC127871583 isoform X2: MQLKPSEILYSQDSINIYFDSRSSNANHKLGETLDDICEGKCSIESIPAITVVNQDGKWMTTDNRRLWVFKELELLGKCVNIQVNVGQSIPEAKRTTKNNWVSIIIRGYPGGDWYQKHENRDHYQIVPNSTRYDDNDSDDNFTHSDNSDNYDSDSDGW; this comes from the exons atgcAACTCAAACCGTCGGAAATATTGTATTCACAGGATTCGATCAATATTTACTTCGATTCGAGATCTAGCAATGCTAATCACAAACTTGGAGAAACCCTGGACGATATATGCGAGGGAAA GTGCAGCATCGAATCAATACCTGCAATTACCGTAGTAAACCAAGATGGGAAGTGGATGACAACGGACAACCGACGTCTCTGGGTCTTTAAGGAGCTCGAATTGCTCGGGAAGTGTGTCAATATACAGGTCAATGTCGGGCAAAGTATTCCGGAAGCGAAGCGTACTACGAAAAACAACTGGGTGTCGATCATTATCCGTGGATACCCAGGGGGCGATTGGTACCAGAAACATGAAAACAGGGACCATTACCAGATTGTTCCGAATTCAACAAGGTATGATGACAACGATTCGGATGACAACTTCACACATAGTGATAACTCCGACAACTATGACAGCGACAGTGATGGATGGTGA
- the LOC127871583 gene encoding uncharacterized protein LOC127871583 isoform X5: MRHFLRVYHVPPNSYHYARRQADRSRCSIESIPAITVVNQDGKWMTTDNRRLWVFKELELLGKCVNIQVNVGQSIPEAKRTTKNNWVSIIIRGYPGGDWYQKHENRDHYQIVPNSTRYDDNDSDDNFTHSDNSDNYDSDSDGW; this comes from the exons ATGAGACACTttttgcgtgtataccatgtacctcccaactcctatcactatgccagacgccaggcggatagaagtcg GTGCAGCATCGAATCAATACCTGCAATTACCGTAGTAAACCAAGATGGGAAGTGGATGACAACGGACAACCGACGTCTCTGGGTCTTTAAGGAGCTCGAATTGCTCGGGAAGTGTGTCAATATACAGGTCAATGTCGGGCAAAGTATTCCGGAAGCGAAGCGTACTACGAAAAACAACTGGGTGTCGATCATTATCCGTGGATACCCAGGGGGCGATTGGTACCAGAAACATGAAAACAGGGACCATTACCAGATTGTTCCGAATTCAACAAGGTATGATGACAACGATTCGGATGACAACTTCACACATAGTGATAACTCCGACAACTATGACAGCGACAGTGATGGATGGTGA
- the LOC127871583 gene encoding uncharacterized protein LOC127871583 isoform X3: MDLKPSYIFYSQDSVFDKRTSHNRTRIGETLGDVCEGRCSIESIPAITVVNQDGKWMTTDNRRLWVFKELELLGKCVNIQVNVGQSIPEAKRTTKNNWVSIIIRGYPGGDWYQKHENRDHYQIVPNSTRYDDNDSDDNFTHSDNSDNYDSDSDGW; this comes from the exons atggaTCTTAAACCATCATACATATTTTATTCGCAAGATTCTGTCTTTGATAAGCGGACATCACACAATAGAACTAGAATTGGAGAAACCTTGGGTGATGTCTGTGAAGGAAg GTGCAGCATCGAATCAATACCTGCAATTACCGTAGTAAACCAAGATGGGAAGTGGATGACAACGGACAACCGACGTCTCTGGGTCTTTAAGGAGCTCGAATTGCTCGGGAAGTGTGTCAATATACAGGTCAATGTCGGGCAAAGTATTCCGGAAGCGAAGCGTACTACGAAAAACAACTGGGTGTCGATCATTATCCGTGGATACCCAGGGGGCGATTGGTACCAGAAACATGAAAACAGGGACCATTACCAGATTGTTCCGAATTCAACAAGGTATGATGACAACGATTCGGATGACAACTTCACACATAGTGATAACTCCGACAACTATGACAGCGACAGTGATGGATGGTGA
- the LOC127871583 gene encoding uncharacterized protein LOC127871583 isoform X1 translates to MQLKPSEILYSQDSINIYFDSRSSNANHKLGETLDDICEGKCSIESIPAITVVNQDGKWMTTDNRRLWVFKELELLGKCVNIQVNVGQSIPEAKRTTKNNGVSIIIRGYPGGDWYQKHENRDHYQIVPNSRSYDISDSDDNSTHSDNSDNYDSDSDGW, encoded by the exons atgcAACTCAAACCGTCGGAAATATTGTATTCACAGGATTCGATCAATATTTACTTCGATTCGAGATCTAGCAATGCTAATCACAAACTTGGAGAAACCCTGGACGATATATGCGAGGGAAA GTGCAGCATCGAATCAATACCTGCAATTACCGTAGTAAACCAAGATGGGAAGTGGATGACAACGGACAACCGACGTCTCTGGGTCTTTAAGGAGCTCGAATTGCTCGGGAAGTGTGTCAATATACAGGTCAATGTCGGGCAAAGTATTCCGGAAGCGAAGCGTACTACGAAAAACAACGGGGTGTCGATCATTATCCGTGGATACCCAGGGGGCGATTGGTACCAGAAACATGAAAACAGGGACCATTACCAGATTGTTCCGAATTCAAGAAGTTATGATATCAGCGATTCGGATGACAACTCCACACATAGTGATAACTCCGACAACTATGACAGCGACAGTGATGGATGGTGA
- the LOC127871583 gene encoding uncharacterized protein LOC127871583 isoform X4: protein MRHFLRVYHVPPNSYHYARRQADRSRCSIESIPAITVVNQDGKWMTTDNRRLWVFKELELLGKCVNIQVNVGQSIPEAKRTTKNNGVSIIIRGYPGGDWYQKHENRDHYQIVPNSRSYDISDSDDNSTHSDNSDNYDSDSDGW, encoded by the exons ATGAGACACTttttgcgtgtataccatgtacctcccaactcctatcactatgccagacgccaggcggatagaagtcg GTGCAGCATCGAATCAATACCTGCAATTACCGTAGTAAACCAAGATGGGAAGTGGATGACAACGGACAACCGACGTCTCTGGGTCTTTAAGGAGCTCGAATTGCTCGGGAAGTGTGTCAATATACAGGTCAATGTCGGGCAAAGTATTCCGGAAGCGAAGCGTACTACGAAAAACAACGGGGTGTCGATCATTATCCGTGGATACCCAGGGGGCGATTGGTACCAGAAACATGAAAACAGGGACCATTACCAGATTGTTCCGAATTCAAGAAGTTATGATATCAGCGATTCGGATGACAACTCCACACATAGTGATAACTCCGACAACTATGACAGCGACAGTGATGGATGGTGA
- the LOC127872617 gene encoding uncharacterized protein LOC127872617 produces the protein MLYNKLNVIGTVILLTSCSDCVYGGDSCYTSYLKTSYCTYGCCYSSYSTYASCCTHTLSVGSWVGIGVGTAVVIGVCVLVYYLWKRRVAARRAATVAILAQGAQAPYPQWQLTTVPSPVGNLPPQYNLYPNVPTVSPNLYPNVPTVSPNIYPNVPTVSPGYLPFEPPMPQSPAQNDPKASRKRRRILKGIVTALTWI, from the exons ATGCTTTATAACAAATTAAACGTGATTGGGACAGTGATTTTGCTGACATCGTGTTCAG actGCGTGTATGGGGGAGACAGCTGCTACACGAGTTATCTGAAGACTTCGTATTGCACGTATGGCTGCTGCTATAGTTCATACTCGACCTATGCGAGCTGCTGTACCCACACACTGTCAGTCGGGTCTTGGGTTGGCATCGGCGTCGGCACAGCAGTCGTGATCGGTGTGTGTGTACTGGTGTATTACCTGTGGAAACGGCGAGTGGCTGCGCGTAGAGCCGCTACAGTAGCAATCCTTGCACAGGGCGCACAAGCAC CCTACCCGCAATGGCAGCTAACAACAGTGCCTTCTCCAGTGGGAAATTTGCCGCCTCAATATAACCTCTACCCGAACGTACCGACAGTTAGTCCTAACCTCTACCCGAACGTACCGACAGTTAGTCCTAACATCTACCCGAACGTACCGACAGTTAGTCCAGGCTATTTGCCGTTTGAGCCACCTATGCCACAGTCTCCGGCACAGAATGATCCCAAGGCGAGCCGCAAGAGGAGACGCATTCTGAAAGGCATTGTAACTGCCTTGACATGGATTTAG